In Vigna unguiculata cultivar IT97K-499-35 chromosome 3, ASM411807v1, whole genome shotgun sequence, a single genomic region encodes these proteins:
- the LOC114179735 gene encoding gibberellin-regulated protein 2-like, translating into MPLPSDISHSTFEAPPHTKFTTLQMQDSASKMENKRKTLLLLLLLVAESFFCMPNVTDAASDVNFEGHLTHSELVKRPTRKFLSFVDCGERCRVRCSLQSRPKICARACGTCCSRCNCVPPGTYGNREVCGKCYTDMITHGNKPKCP; encoded by the exons ATGCCTCTGCCTTCAGATATATCTCACTCAACATTTGAAGCTCCTCCTCATACCAAATTCACAACACTTCAAATGCAAGATTCTGCTTCAAAAATGGAGAACAAAAGGAAGACTTTGCTGTTGCTGCTGCTGCTCGTGGCTGAATCATTCTTCTGCATGCCAAAT GTGACTGATGCTGCTTCTGATGTGAACTTTGAAGGCCATCTCACCCATTCTGAG CTGGTGAAACGACCCACCAGAAAGTTTTTGTCATTTGTGG ATTGTGGAGAGAGGTGCAGAGTGAGATGCAGTTTGCAGTCAAGGCCAAAGATCTGTGCAAGAGCTTGCGGGACATGCTGTTCAAGGTGCAACTGTGTTCCTCCGGGCACTTATGGGAACAGAGAGGTGTGTGGAAAGTGTTACACAGACATGATCACTCATGGAAACAAACCTAAGTGTCCCTAG